In Labilibaculum sp. DW002, one DNA window encodes the following:
- a CDS encoding DUF4041 domain-containing protein, protein MGLFDFLKKKEFNEIANLKEQLEKYKPLIDIDKELSTKESEIKKLIADKESELELVYKKSSTEINKVKKDLSSINQKYKDSLNTYKKLRKEVGLYESKLDLIEFGIYDPIYEFEKSDDYREEQKRIIALQKEMIKNETAATCPTNWTIDGSEAKGRASTKRNIKLVLRAFNGECNSLITKVKWNNVGQMKERIRKSYEAINKLGKSSTISIEYNYLDLKIKELSLEHEFQLKKQKEKEELREIQEQIREEEKAKREFEKAQKDAEKEEKNYQLALDKARKEIEKVTGDEQNKLQDQIKKLEQELKDAQEKKERAISMAQQTKRGHVYIISNIGSFGENVYKIGMTRRLEPTDRVKELGDASVPFKFDIHAMIYSDEAPTLEKELHRAFEAKKVNMLNYRKEFFNVTLDEIENQIKDSGIEAEFTKLPEAVEYRETLAVLQKMNSVEVEKTIEQQIEEEFPSSVN, encoded by the coding sequence ATGGGACTATTTGATTTTTTAAAGAAAAAAGAATTTAATGAAATTGCTAATTTAAAAGAACAGCTTGAAAAATATAAACCCTTAATTGATATTGATAAGGAACTTTCGACTAAGGAAAGTGAGATTAAAAAGTTAATTGCAGACAAAGAGAGTGAATTAGAACTTGTCTACAAGAAATCATCAACTGAAATTAATAAAGTCAAAAAAGATTTATCCTCAATAAATCAAAAATATAAGGATTCATTAAATACATATAAGAAATTAAGAAAAGAAGTAGGATTGTATGAATCGAAGCTTGATTTAATTGAATTTGGTATTTATGATCCTATTTATGAATTTGAAAAATCGGATGACTATAGAGAAGAACAAAAAAGAATTATTGCTCTCCAGAAAGAGATGATAAAAAATGAAACTGCTGCAACTTGTCCTACTAATTGGACTATTGATGGTAGTGAGGCAAAAGGGAGGGCATCTACAAAAAGGAATATTAAACTTGTATTGAGAGCTTTCAATGGTGAATGTAATTCTCTCATTACAAAGGTTAAGTGGAATAATGTAGGTCAAATGAAAGAGAGAATTAGAAAATCATATGAGGCTATTAATAAACTTGGAAAAAGCTCAACAATATCCATTGAATATAATTATTTAGATCTGAAAATTAAAGAATTATCTCTGGAACATGAATTTCAATTGAAGAAGCAAAAGGAAAAAGAAGAATTAAGAGAAATACAAGAACAGATAAGAGAAGAAGAAAAGGCTAAACGTGAGTTTGAAAAAGCACAAAAAGATGCAGAAAAGGAGGAGAAAAATTATCAATTAGCTTTAGATAAAGCTAGAAAGGAAATTGAAAAAGTTACTGGAGATGAGCAGAATAAGCTTCAAGATCAAATCAAAAAGTTAGAACAAGAGCTTAAGGACGCGCAAGAAAAAAAGGAAAGAGCAATATCTATGGCTCAACAGACAAAAAGAGGTCATGTTTATATTATTTCAAATATTGGCTCATTTGGAGAAAATGTATACAAAATCGGTATGACAAGAAGGTTGGAGCCAACTGATAGAGTTAAAGAATTGGGAGATGCTTCAGTACCATTTAAATTTGATATTCATGCTATGATATACTCTGACGAAGCGCCTACTCTCGAGAAAGAATTGCACAGAGCATTTGAAGCTAAGAAAGTGAACATGTTAAACTACCGAAAAGAATTTTTCAATGTAACATTGGATGAAATTGAAAATCAAATAAAAGATTCAGGAATTGAGGCTGAATTTACAAAACTACCTGAAGCTGTAGAGTATCGGGAAACCTTAGCAGTTTTACAAAAAATGAATTCAGTTGAAGTAGAGAAAACTATAGAACAACAAATTGAAGAAGAATTTCCAAGTTCTGTAAATTAG
- a CDS encoding GNAT family N-acetyltransferase, with protein sequence MNMIESKRTLLRPIAASDKEAVFSYRSDAETNKYQGFVPKNIDEVADFIARNPTEFNQADTWFQLVIIDRESDCLIGDIGIHFIDEYQVEIGCTLAKQFHGKGYATETLHAVIDHLFMQQNKHRVIGSIDPLNTSSIGLLERLGFRKEAHFKQSLLIDGEWVDDIVYAILKSEWK encoded by the coding sequence ATGAATATGATTGAATCGAAAAGAACTTTATTAAGACCGATAGCAGCAAGTGATAAAGAAGCTGTTTTTTCTTATCGTTCCGATGCAGAAACCAATAAATACCAAGGTTTTGTTCCGAAAAACATAGATGAAGTTGCCGATTTTATAGCTAGAAATCCCACTGAGTTTAATCAAGCGGATACTTGGTTTCAATTGGTTATTATCGATCGGGAAAGTGATTGCTTAATTGGCGATATTGGCATTCATTTTATAGATGAATATCAAGTAGAAATAGGTTGCACATTAGCCAAGCAATTTCACGGAAAAGGATATGCCACCGAAACTTTGCATGCAGTAATTGATCATTTGTTTATGCAACAGAACAAGCATAGAGTTATTGGTTCAATCGATCCATTAAATACAAGCTCTATTGGCCTACTGGAACGATTAGGATTTCGGAAAGAGGCTCATTTTAAGCAAAGTCTCTTGATTGATGGAGAATGGGTTGATGACATTGTTTACGCCATTTTAAAAAGTGAATGGAAGTAA
- the rsgA gene encoding ribosome small subunit-dependent GTPase A produces MKLEELGYNNKLGDYRIDQNLSELEIGRITLEHKERYVVKTPDHEFEAELMGNIRFTAESRYDFPAVGDWVAFSAYDEGKALIHAIYPRHSILERKAVGKSGQVQIIATNIDCALIVQAVDRDFNVNRIERYLTICHASNVEPLIVLSKIDLIDELELEAIKDQIIQRVKDIPVIAISSIQAVYAQLEELIKPGKTYCLLGSSGVGKSTLLNALSGKEQMKTGEISSSVNKGKHVTSHRELIVLESGGIIIDNPGMREVGIADTSGGLEMTFDTILAYAENCRYKDCSHLHEKGCAILAAVDSGEIDADSYANYCKMEKEKMHYESDALERKKKDKDFGKMVKNVKKQRKNSKF; encoded by the coding sequence ATGAAACTAGAAGAATTAGGATACAACAATAAGCTTGGTGACTATAGAATCGATCAAAATTTAAGTGAATTAGAAATTGGTCGAATTACATTGGAACACAAGGAAAGGTATGTTGTGAAAACTCCTGACCATGAATTCGAGGCTGAATTGATGGGGAATATAAGATTTACAGCAGAAAGTAGATACGACTTTCCAGCAGTTGGAGATTGGGTGGCTTTCTCCGCATATGATGAAGGAAAAGCACTTATTCATGCGATTTATCCAAGACATTCTATTTTGGAAAGAAAAGCAGTTGGAAAATCAGGACAAGTACAAATTATTGCTACAAATATCGATTGTGCTCTAATTGTTCAAGCGGTTGACAGAGATTTTAATGTAAACAGAATAGAACGCTATTTGACCATTTGCCATGCCTCTAATGTTGAGCCCTTAATTGTGTTGAGCAAAATCGATTTGATTGATGAATTGGAATTAGAAGCAATAAAGGATCAAATAATACAACGAGTGAAAGACATTCCGGTAATTGCCATTAGCAGTATTCAAGCCGTTTATGCTCAGCTCGAAGAATTAATAAAGCCAGGAAAGACCTATTGTCTATTGGGTTCATCGGGAGTCGGTAAATCAACATTGCTTAATGCGCTCTCGGGTAAGGAGCAGATGAAAACTGGTGAAATTAGTTCAAGTGTTAACAAGGGAAAGCATGTTACCTCTCATCGAGAGTTGATAGTTTTAGAGAGTGGAGGAATAATAATTGATAATCCTGGTATGCGCGAGGTAGGAATCGCCGATACAAGTGGAGGTTTGGAGATGACTTTCGACACCATTTTAGCCTATGCTGAAAATTGCAGGTACAAAGATTGTTCTCATTTGCACGAAAAAGGATGTGCTATTTTAGCAGCAGTTGACTCGGGCGAAATTGATGCTGATTCTTATGCGAACTATTGCAAAATGGAAAAAGAAAAAATGCATTATGAATCGGATGCCTTAGAAAGAAAAAAGAAGGACAAAGACTTTGGGAAGATGGTTAAGAATGTGAAAAAGCAACGTAAAAACAGTAAGTTTTAA
- a CDS encoding GNAT family N-acetyltransferase — protein MKFNTIDNNETIARLRVELYKKLRGPIDAMWEQLYIASAQHYTIEKDSKTIGYCCIDEVKSLKQIFLIDDYIYLTMQTINALINEDLICKASVSANEPISFNACLFYAKSMHTNTFCFEYSNRAIKNGTDIPIVPVSEKDMASVKAFFKNQIGFDDTFGYTENLVQRKELYLVKEGDSIVATSECRWSDSQVEFADLGVIVSKDHQGKGIATQILKQQIKRVLKANRKPICSTTLDNVASKNAIEKAGFHCSNIIFDLNFIE, from the coding sequence ATGAAGTTTAATACAATAGATAACAACGAAACGATTGCTCGATTACGAGTAGAATTATATAAGAAACTAAGAGGTCCAATAGATGCTATGTGGGAGCAATTGTATATTGCTTCTGCTCAACATTACACAATTGAGAAAGATTCAAAAACAATTGGCTATTGTTGTATTGACGAAGTGAAAAGTTTGAAGCAGATATTTCTGATTGACGATTACATTTACTTAACGATGCAAACCATTAATGCTTTAATTAATGAGGACTTGATTTGTAAGGCTAGTGTAAGTGCTAACGAGCCAATTTCATTTAATGCCTGTTTGTTTTATGCGAAATCGATGCACACAAATACATTTTGTTTTGAATATTCGAATAGGGCAATAAAAAATGGAACAGACATACCAATAGTGCCAGTTTCTGAAAAGGATATGGCTTCAGTAAAGGCATTCTTTAAAAATCAAATAGGCTTTGATGATACCTTCGGATATACTGAAAATCTAGTACAAAGAAAGGAGTTATACCTTGTTAAAGAAGGTGACTCAATAGTTGCAACTAGCGAGTGTCGATGGAGTGACTCACAAGTTGAATTTGCCGATTTAGGCGTAATTGTAAGTAAGGATCATCAAGGAAAAGGAATTGCGACCCAAATTTTAAAACAGCAAATAAAAAGAGTTCTAAAAGCGAATAGAAAACCAATTTGTTCAACGACTTTAGATAATGTTGCGTCGAAAAATGCGATAGAAAAAGCTGGTTTTCACTGTTCTAATATCATTTTTGATCTTAACTTTATAGAATAG
- a CDS encoding TetR/AcrR family transcriptional regulator, giving the protein MDKRQHILEVATKLFSERGFEKTPLSAVCEAANVSKGLIFHHFKNKNNLLREIFKSTTELIVQINESKTNQLSGKERLLELIDSFFLQLEVDKLFFQLNLNVILQPTTREILNDLIEERSSFIMKSVRRIFNEIDLENSLVKSYLFIAELDGIALNYLGIFEDYPLHEIKEELIKKYN; this is encoded by the coding sequence ATGGATAAAAGACAGCATATACTCGAGGTAGCAACCAAATTGTTTTCAGAAAGAGGATTTGAAAAAACACCACTTTCGGCAGTTTGTGAAGCAGCAAATGTGTCCAAAGGACTAATATTTCATCATTTCAAAAATAAAAATAACTTATTAAGAGAGATTTTTAAATCAACAACAGAATTAATTGTTCAGATTAATGAATCCAAAACAAATCAGCTTTCAGGCAAAGAAAGATTGCTTGAACTAATTGATTCCTTTTTTCTACAATTAGAAGTAGACAAGTTGTTTTTTCAGCTCAACTTAAATGTGATTTTGCAGCCCACCACAAGAGAGATCTTAAATGATCTGATTGAGGAAAGATCTTCATTCATCATGAAATCGGTGAGGCGCATATTTAATGAAATAGATCTTGAAAATTCACTTGTGAAAAGCTACCTTTTTATTGCGGAGTTGGATGGAATTGCTTTAAATTATTTAGGGATTTTTGAAGATTATCCTTTACATGAAATCAAGGAAGAACTGATAAAGAAATACAACTAG
- a CDS encoding radical SAM protein, producing the protein MYKYLFGPVPSRRLGMSLGVDLVPKKVCSLDCVYCEVGKTTKLSLERKEYINADCIKDELTHYLKNNPSPDYITITASGEPTLNQHLGAIIDFIKQTKADIPVALITNGSLLYDPEVRKEMMKADLLLPSLDAATNDVFKKINRPAEDLTVEMCIEGIISLRKEFEGKIWLEVFILPGYNDSKEELTALKEVILKVNPDSIHLNTLDRPGTVANLRGASREELQRVVDFWQMDKVEIVAKLKQVETQQTYRKDTASAILETVARRPCTLEDLTKMLGLKSEEIEKQLKQLIEECKLESVAQDRGVFYQLLEKDMD; encoded by the coding sequence ATGTATAAATATTTATTTGGACCTGTTCCTTCAAGAAGACTAGGCATGTCTTTGGGAGTTGATTTAGTTCCTAAAAAAGTGTGTAGTTTGGATTGTGTTTATTGTGAAGTAGGTAAAACCACAAAACTTTCACTTGAGCGCAAAGAGTATATTAATGCAGACTGCATAAAAGATGAATTAACGCATTACCTAAAAAATAATCCTAGCCCCGATTACATTACCATAACCGCATCGGGAGAACCAACATTAAATCAGCATTTAGGTGCAATTATCGATTTTATAAAGCAAACTAAAGCAGATATTCCCGTTGCTCTAATAACGAATGGCAGCTTACTTTACGATCCAGAAGTAAGAAAAGAGATGATGAAAGCGGACCTTTTACTTCCTTCTCTTGATGCTGCGACCAATGATGTTTTCAAAAAAATTAATCGCCCAGCAGAGGATTTAACTGTGGAGATGTGCATTGAAGGAATTATTTCTTTGCGTAAGGAATTTGAGGGTAAAATTTGGCTTGAGGTATTTATTTTACCTGGTTACAATGATAGCAAAGAAGAGCTGACTGCTCTTAAAGAGGTCATTTTAAAAGTAAATCCAGATTCTATTCATTTAAATACTTTGGATCGACCGGGAACCGTTGCTAATCTGAGAGGAGCAAGCAGAGAAGAGTTACAGAGGGTTGTAGATTTTTGGCAAATGGATAAGGTCGAAATTGTTGCCAAGTTAAAGCAAGTTGAAACGCAGCAAACTTATCGGAAAGATACAGCAAGTGCAATTTTGGAAACAGTTGCCAGAAGACCTTGTACATTGGAAGATTTGACTAAAATGTTAGGCTTAAAAAGTGAGGAGATCGAAAAACAGCTTAAGCAGTTGATTGAAGAATGTAAGCTCGAATCTGTAGCGCAAGATAGAGGTGTTTTTTATCAGTTGTTGGAAAAGGATATGGACTGA
- a CDS encoding beta-N-acetylhexosaminidase, which produces MSKLLNLGQAVLIMLLLFSCKTPTPKDLGKEILIPQPTNLIATGSSFDWTAKTKIYVEEGREDSKGVANYIADLIAPATGYTTEVVSATNPASNKGIALVISENESLGEEGYKLTIDEKRVIIAANKAAGLFRAVQTIRQLLPAKIESDSLQMGSWEIASGTIEDAPDYGYRGAMLDVVRHFFDVTDVKRFIDLIAAYKMNVLHLHLTDDQGWRIEIKSWPNLTKHGGSTQVDGGKGGFYTQEEYTELVKYAQDRFITIIPEIDMPGHTNAALASYAELNADGKARDLYTGTNVGFSTLDANKEITYKFIDDVIRELVALTPGEYIHIGGDESNATKKKDYIKFINRVQDIVTKHKKKMIGWADVAAAELEDNSLAQFWQTKPKNALLAVKQNVKILMSPAKRAYMDMQYDSICPLGLHWAGYLEVDKAYDWNLETNVEGISRENIIGIEAPLWSETVETIDDIEYLVFPRLPGYAELGWSKSENKNWDEYKIRLGKQKERFEYMKINYYQSPKIPWAVEEVAPVVE; this is translated from the coding sequence ATGAGTAAACTACTAAACCTTGGACAAGCAGTTTTAATAATGTTATTGCTTTTTTCTTGTAAAACACCAACACCAAAAGATTTGGGAAAAGAAATTTTAATTCCGCAACCAACAAATTTAATTGCGACTGGAAGTTCTTTCGACTGGACTGCAAAAACGAAAATATATGTTGAAGAAGGCAGAGAAGACAGTAAAGGAGTTGCTAATTATATTGCAGATTTAATTGCTCCAGCTACTGGTTATACCACGGAAGTGGTAAGTGCAACTAATCCAGCAAGTAACAAAGGAATTGCTTTGGTGATATCAGAAAATGAAAGTTTGGGAGAGGAAGGTTATAAATTAACAATTGACGAAAAACGAGTTATTATTGCGGCTAATAAAGCTGCTGGACTGTTTCGAGCAGTACAAACCATTAGACAGCTTTTGCCAGCAAAAATTGAATCGGATAGTTTGCAAATGGGATCATGGGAGATAGCTAGTGGAACAATTGAAGATGCACCAGACTATGGCTACAGAGGTGCCATGTTGGATGTGGTACGTCATTTCTTTGATGTGACCGATGTGAAACGATTTATCGATTTAATTGCGGCCTATAAAATGAATGTTCTGCATTTGCACTTGACTGATGATCAGGGATGGCGAATTGAAATTAAATCGTGGCCCAATCTGACAAAGCATGGTGGTAGTACACAAGTAGATGGTGGTAAAGGTGGTTTTTATACTCAAGAAGAATATACTGAGCTTGTAAAGTATGCACAGGATAGGTTTATTACCATTATTCCTGAAATAGATATGCCAGGTCATACCAATGCGGCTTTGGCTTCGTATGCCGAATTGAATGCTGATGGTAAAGCAAGAGACTTATATACAGGAACCAATGTTGGTTTTAGTACGCTGGATGCCAACAAAGAGATCACTTATAAATTTATCGATGATGTGATTCGTGAATTGGTTGCTCTAACACCAGGTGAGTACATTCATATTGGTGGAGACGAATCGAATGCGACTAAGAAGAAAGATTACATCAAGTTTATAAACCGTGTGCAGGATATTGTGACGAAGCACAAGAAAAAAATGATCGGTTGGGCCGATGTTGCTGCAGCGGAATTGGAAGATAATTCATTAGCACAATTTTGGCAAACCAAGCCAAAGAATGCCTTATTAGCAGTCAAGCAGAATGTGAAAATATTGATGTCGCCGGCAAAAAGAGCCTATATGGATATGCAGTACGATTCCATTTGCCCACTGGGTTTACATTGGGCAGGTTATCTTGAAGTAGATAAGGCTTACGACTGGAATTTGGAAACCAATGTAGAAGGTATCTCTCGTGAAAACATCATTGGTATAGAAGCACCACTGTGGTCGGAAACTGTTGAAACCATCGACGATATCGAATACCTTGTTTTTCCTCGTTTACCCGGATATGCTGAATTGGGCTGGTCGAAAAGTGAAAATAAAAATTGGGATGAATACAAGATTCGTTTGGGCAAGCAGAAAGAACGCTTTGAGTATATGAAGATTAATTATTATCAATCTCCAAAAATACCTTGGGCTGTTGAGGAAGTAGCGCCTGTAGTTGAGTAA
- a CDS encoding MFS transporter: MTAITMEKPQGNYRYRILAMLFFATTINYMDRSIMGVLGPTLMEKFNWTNADYGYINMAFKAAYALGMLTMGGIIDRYGTRLGYTLSIAIWSVFGVLHAAVQPAFALVGFIGARFGLGIGEAGNFPAAVKTVAEWFPKKDRAFATGIFNAGSNVGAVLAPAIIPLVVAPNGDNWQFAFLVTASFSAIWVAVWLKIYKRPEEHPKVSKEELDYILQDNKPVDAEKENEKVSWAKVLPLRQTWAFAIGKITDAVWFFFMFWSGIFFKQQFGLDSIKELGGALVVIYIVADFGSIGGGYLSKIFINKGWTLNSARKISLLICALCIAPVSLAALTSNVWIAVSLIALASGGHQAWSANLFTLVSDVMPKKAIASVVGIGGMVGAISGMVVDFALGQGLDATGNSFYFWMFLVAGMLYLVILLIIHLMLPKLTPLDENFKIVSE; encoded by the coding sequence ATGACTGCAATAACTATGGAAAAACCACAAGGAAATTATCGCTATAGGATATTGGCGATGCTCTTTTTTGCTACGACAATTAATTATATGGATCGTAGTATAATGGGGGTGTTAGGACCAACATTGATGGAGAAGTTTAATTGGACCAACGCAGATTATGGGTATATTAATATGGCTTTTAAGGCGGCATATGCTCTGGGAATGCTTACAATGGGCGGTATAATTGACCGTTACGGAACCCGACTTGGTTATACCCTTTCAATTGCGATTTGGAGTGTTTTTGGTGTTCTGCATGCCGCAGTTCAGCCAGCTTTCGCTTTAGTAGGCTTTATTGGAGCACGATTTGGTCTTGGAATTGGTGAAGCGGGAAACTTTCCTGCGGCAGTGAAAACTGTAGCTGAATGGTTTCCAAAGAAAGACCGGGCCTTTGCAACCGGTATTTTTAATGCAGGTTCCAATGTAGGAGCAGTTTTGGCTCCAGCCATTATTCCTTTGGTCGTTGCTCCCAATGGTGATAATTGGCAATTTGCTTTTCTGGTAACAGCTAGTTTTAGTGCTATTTGGGTTGCCGTTTGGCTTAAGATATATAAACGACCAGAGGAGCACCCTAAGGTTTCTAAAGAGGAATTGGACTACATTTTACAAGATAATAAGCCAGTTGATGCGGAGAAAGAAAACGAGAAAGTGTCATGGGCAAAAGTATTGCCATTAAGACAAACCTGGGCTTTTGCTATTGGTAAAATTACCGATGCTGTTTGGTTCTTTTTTATGTTTTGGTCGGGTATCTTTTTTAAACAACAGTTCGGGCTCGATAGTATTAAGGAATTGGGAGGAGCACTGGTAGTTATTTATATAGTAGCTGATTTTGGTAGTATCGGAGGAGGTTACTTATCTAAGATATTTATAAATAAAGGCTGGACTCTGAATTCAGCACGTAAAATTTCATTATTAATTTGTGCACTTTGTATTGCACCTGTATCTCTGGCTGCACTGACAAGTAATGTGTGGATCGCTGTAAGTTTAATTGCTTTGGCTTCTGGTGGACATCAGGCTTGGTCTGCAAACCTGTTTACCCTTGTTTCTGATGTGATGCCTAAAAAGGCGATTGCTTCCGTTGTGGGTATTGGTGGAATGGTTGGTGCCATATCAGGTATGGTTGTTGACTTTGCACTTGGTCAAGGTTTAGATGCAACAGGAAATTCTTTTTACTTCTGGATGTTCTTAGTAGCTGGTATGTTATATCTGGTTATTTTATTGATTATACATTTAATGTTACCAAAACTAACTCCTTTGGATGAAAATTTTAAGATTGTTTCAGAATAA
- a CDS encoding bifunctional 4-hydroxy-2-oxoglutarate aldolase/2-dehydro-3-deoxy-phosphogluconate aldolase, translated as MARFSRIEVALKMKETGMIPVFFHSDIEVCKNVVAACYYGGARLFEFVNRGDFAHEVFGELIKWSAEECPEMILGVGSVIDPGTTSLYLQLGANFVVSPILNPEMAKVCNRRKVAWSPGCGSLTEISYAEELGAEVVKIFPGAQVGGPEFVKAVKGPFPWSSIMPTGGVKPDEENLRAWFNAGVHCVGMGSQLMVKKEDGSFNYPEIEESCSKAFRIIEKLKS; from the coding sequence ATGGCTAGATTTTCTAGAATAGAAGTGGCATTAAAAATGAAAGAAACGGGAATGATTCCTGTGTTTTTTCATTCAGATATAGAAGTGTGTAAGAATGTTGTAGCCGCCTGTTATTATGGTGGAGCACGATTATTCGAATTTGTAAATAGAGGTGATTTCGCTCACGAAGTTTTTGGTGAATTAATAAAATGGTCTGCAGAAGAATGTCCTGAAATGATATTAGGTGTTGGTTCTGTAATTGATCCAGGAACCACATCATTATACCTTCAATTAGGAGCAAACTTTGTAGTTTCTCCAATTTTAAACCCAGAAATGGCAAAAGTTTGTAACCGCAGAAAAGTAGCCTGGTCTCCGGGCTGTGGTTCACTTACTGAGATTTCCTATGCTGAAGAGCTGGGAGCTGAGGTTGTGAAAATATTCCCTGGAGCTCAGGTAGGAGGTCCAGAATTTGTAAAAGCAGTTAAAGGCCCATTTCCATGGTCATCTATTATGCCAACAGGAGGTGTAAAACCAGATGAAGAGAACTTAAGAGCATGGTTTAATGCCGGTGTTCACTGTGTGGGTATGGGCTCGCAATTGATGGTGAAAAAAGAGGATGGTTCATTTAACTATCCAGAGATTGAAGAGTCCTGTAGTAAGGCTTTTAGAATCATTGAAAAATTAAAATCATAA
- a CDS encoding sugar kinase encodes MSNKVVTFGEIMLRLATPGYERFSQASEFKATFGGGEANVAVSLANYGIESNFVTRLPKNDIARACEMDLKKYGVKTEDIIYGGDRLGIYFLETGAVSRGSKVVYDRAHSAISEIELGMIDWNKVFEGANWFHWTGITPAISQGAADVCLEAIKAANERGITVSCDLNYRKNLWNYGKTAGEIMPALVAGTDIVLGNEEDAEKVLGVKPKGVDVTGGRVDADAYLSVSKQIMKQYPRCKKVITTLRGSINANHNSWSGVLYDGKELFKASNTYQITDIVDRVGGGDSFMGGLVYGLLTWPENDQKALNFAVAASCLKHTIYGDYNQVSVEEVEKLMNGDASGRVAR; translated from the coding sequence ATGAGTAATAAGGTAGTTACTTTTGGAGAAATCATGTTGCGTTTGGCGACACCAGGATATGAGAGATTTTCGCAGGCATCAGAATTTAAAGCCACCTTTGGTGGTGGAGAAGCAAATGTTGCAGTATCACTAGCAAATTATGGAATAGAATCGAATTTTGTAACTCGACTGCCTAAAAATGATATTGCTCGTGCTTGCGAAATGGATCTTAAGAAATATGGCGTAAAAACCGAGGATATTATATACGGTGGTGATCGTTTGGGTATTTACTTTTTGGAAACAGGAGCCGTTAGTCGTGGTTCTAAAGTTGTATACGATCGAGCTCATTCTGCCATTTCCGAAATTGAATTGGGAATGATCGACTGGAACAAAGTTTTTGAAGGAGCTAATTGGTTCCACTGGACTGGAATTACACCAGCTATTTCTCAGGGAGCAGCAGATGTTTGCCTTGAGGCAATTAAAGCGGCAAATGAAAGAGGGATTACCGTTTCTTGTGACTTAAATTATCGTAAAAACCTTTGGAATTACGGAAAAACAGCTGGAGAAATTATGCCTGCATTAGTTGCTGGTACTGATATTGTTTTGGGTAATGAGGAAGATGCAGAGAAAGTCTTAGGTGTTAAGCCCAAAGGTGTTGATGTGACAGGTGGTCGTGTTGATGCTGACGCATACCTTTCCGTTTCGAAACAAATCATGAAGCAATATCCTCGTTGTAAGAAAGTAATTACAACTTTAAGAGGTTCTATTAATGCCAATCATAATTCATGGTCAGGTGTTTTATATGATGGGAAAGAGTTGTTTAAGGCAAGTAATACCTATCAAATTACCGATATTGTTGACCGTGTTGGTGGTGGCGATTCATTTATGGGAGGATTGGTTTATGGACTACTAACCTGGCCTGAAAATGATCAAAAAGCCTTGAATTTTGCCGTTGCAGCATCTTGTTTAAAGCATACCATTTATGGAGACTACAATCAAGTTTCGGTTGAAGAGGTTGAGAAATTAATGAACGGTGACGCTTCTGGAAGAGTAGCACGATAA